Proteins from a genomic interval of Nitrospina gracilis Nb-211:
- a CDS encoding GlcG/HbpS family heme-binding protein, whose translation MAELKSYKDLDDDSARHILRTATAKARELDAKMNVAVVGADGHLKAFFRMEGAWMGSIDIAIRKAKTARYFNMPTGEIGNISQPGGSLYQIEHSNGGLITFPGGVPLKTKDGDIVGAIGVSGDAVEKDHEVASAGAQYLLKK comes from the coding sequence ATGGCAGAGCTAAAGAGCTACAAGGATCTCGACGACGATTCCGCGCGGCATATCCTGCGCACCGCCACGGCGAAAGCCCGTGAACTGGACGCGAAAATGAACGTTGCCGTCGTCGGCGCGGACGGGCACCTGAAGGCTTTCTTCCGCATGGAAGGTGCGTGGATGGGAAGCATCGACATCGCCATCCGCAAGGCCAAAACCGCGCGCTATTTCAACATGCCCACGGGTGAGATCGGCAACATCAGCCAGCCCGGCGGGTCGCTCTACCAGATCGAGCACAGCAACGGCGGGCTGATCACCTTTCCCGGCGGTGTGCCGCTGAAGACGAAGGATGGGGACATCGTTGGCGCCATTGGCGTGTCCGGCGATGCGGTGGAAAAGGATCACGAAGTCGCCTCCGCAGGCGCGCAGTACCTGCTGAAAAAGTAA
- a CDS encoding class I SAM-dependent methyltransferase, whose translation MESHWALPEGNPWSTPFAHALLHHLDLFPGARVLDIAAGGGIPAFYIADQVGPQGHVLAVDIHHPQVLRTRGMQGTRMPWLQFEVGDMRHLPPNLPKFDRITGNIAFMFFRPDRPAALKNLVQFLKPGGQIVLTWPTKGTFDSLWRRVEQEMQSRALTAELERFHDYLDERPSTDDARGWLCELGMENIETVEWPLEIQTGPGKEFLDHPLLRSGFLDDVYECFDDQEKAEEFMQTIAADLDGFLPLTAQRGVVSGWMPLELHGRDRGLFRG comes from the coding sequence ATGGAATCGCATTGGGCCCTGCCGGAGGGCAATCCTTGGTCTACGCCGTTCGCGCACGCCTTGTTGCACCATCTCGACCTGTTTCCCGGTGCGCGGGTGCTGGACATCGCCGCGGGCGGGGGCATTCCTGCGTTTTACATCGCCGATCAAGTCGGGCCGCAGGGGCATGTGCTCGCGGTGGACATCCACCATCCGCAGGTTTTGCGCACGCGCGGCATGCAGGGCACGCGCATGCCCTGGCTCCAGTTTGAAGTCGGCGACATGCGCCACCTGCCGCCCAACCTGCCGAAGTTCGACCGCATCACCGGCAACATCGCCTTCATGTTTTTCCGCCCGGACCGGCCCGCCGCACTCAAAAATCTCGTGCAGTTTTTAAAGCCCGGCGGGCAGATCGTCCTCACCTGGCCCACCAAGGGCACCTTCGATTCCCTGTGGCGGAGAGTGGAACAGGAGATGCAGTCGCGCGCCCTCACCGCGGAACTCGAGCGCTTCCACGATTACCTCGACGAACGGCCGTCCACGGACGACGCGCGCGGCTGGTTGTGCGAGCTGGGAATGGAAAATATAGAGACGGTGGAGTGGCCGCTGGAGATCCAGACCGGACCCGGCAAGGAGTTCCTCGATCATCCGCTACTGAGGAGCGGGTTCCTGGACGACGTGTACGAATGCTTCGACGATCAGGAAAAGGCGGAAGAATTCATGCAGACCATCGCTGCCGATCTCGACGGCTTTCTTCCCCTCACCGCCCAGAGAGGAGTGGTGAGCGGGTGGATGCCTCTGGAACTGCACGGGAGGGATAGAGGCTTGTTCAGGGGCTGA